One window of the Staphylococcus equorum genome contains the following:
- a CDS encoding NADP-dependent oxidoreductase yields the protein MNTEQIVLAKRPEGIPSDEIFKYETVEIDMPKKDEIQVEALYISVDPYMRGRMDDSDSYITPFQIDEPLSGHVVGKVIASEADGFDKGDIVTGQFPWQKLSNVPAKHVIKVSNTDVPLHLYLSVLGMPGQTAYHGLLKIGQPKEGETVVVSAASGAVGSVVGQIAKLKGAYVVGIAGGPEKTTYLTETLGFDASVDYKADDFSEQLAKAVPNGVDVYFENVGGLIADEVMKHLNQFARIPVCGAISGYNDTTIEHGPRIQPILIKSQALMKGFIVANYADDFANASKQLAQWVQEDKIKTKTSVMNGFEHIPEAFRNLFTGDNFGKQVVQVSDNI from the coding sequence ATGAATACAGAACAAATCGTATTAGCTAAGAGACCTGAAGGCATTCCTTCAGATGAGATATTTAAATATGAAACTGTTGAAATAGATATGCCGAAAAAAGATGAAATTCAAGTAGAAGCGTTATATATATCAGTAGATCCATATATGCGCGGACGTATGGATGATAGTGATTCTTATATCACACCATTCCAAATTGATGAACCTTTATCAGGGCATGTTGTTGGTAAAGTCATTGCATCAGAAGCAGATGGTTTTGATAAAGGTGACATTGTTACTGGACAATTCCCTTGGCAAAAACTAAGCAATGTCCCAGCAAAGCATGTTATTAAGGTATCTAACACAGATGTTCCACTACATTTATATTTAAGCGTGTTAGGCATGCCTGGTCAAACAGCATATCATGGGCTATTAAAAATTGGACAACCGAAAGAAGGCGAAACAGTTGTTGTATCTGCAGCATCTGGCGCGGTTGGTTCAGTGGTAGGACAAATTGCTAAATTGAAAGGTGCTTATGTTGTAGGTATTGCAGGTGGCCCTGAAAAAACAACATACTTAACAGAAACATTAGGTTTTGATGCGAGTGTGGATTATAAAGCAGATGATTTTTCAGAACAACTTGCTAAAGCAGTACCAAATGGTGTAGATGTGTATTTCGAAAACGTCGGTGGATTGATTGCTGATGAAGTAATGAAACACTTAAATCAATTTGCTCGAATTCCTGTTTGTGGAGCAATTTCTGGTTACAATGATACAACGATTGAACATGGTCCACGTATTCAACCCATCCTCATAAAATCACAAGCATTAATGAAAGGCTTTATTGTGGCAAATTATGCAGATGATTTCGCAAATGCGAGTAAACAACTTGCCCAATGGGTCCAAGAAGATAAAATAAAAACAAAAACGTCAGTCATGAATGGATTTGAACACATACCAGAGGCATTTAGAAACTTATTTACAGGCGATAACTTTGGCAAACAAGTTGTACAGGTGTCAGACAATATCTAA
- the rpmJ gene encoding 50S ribosomal protein L36, whose translation MKVRPSVKPICEKCKVIKRKGKVMVICSNPKHKQRQG comes from the coding sequence ATGAAAGTAAGACCATCAGTAAAACCAATTTGCGAAAAATGTAAAGTCATTAAACGTAAAGGTAAAGTAATGGTAATTTGTAGCAACCCAAAACATAAACAAAGACAAGGCTAA
- a CDS encoding energy-coupling factor transporter transmembrane component T family protein, which translates to MRDKFIIGRYLPLDTIIHRLDPRSKLIFAFFFIVLIFFAHSFATYFWLFLLILTFMKLAHIKLWFLVKGLTPIWIFLIFTFLMHLFLTKGGTRIFEMSFISIDTQGILEGIYIVLRLMFIIMISTILTLTTSPIDLTDAFERLLSPLKLVKIPVHLLSMMMSIALRFIPTLMNELDKIILAQKSRGSEISSGGLINRIKAFIPLLIPLFISAFQRAEDLAIAMEVRGYDTKKQRTSYRKLQWRWTDVLVLILLIPIAVILFVLKYIGV; encoded by the coding sequence ATGAGAGATAAGTTTATCATAGGCCGCTATCTGCCGTTAGATACAATAATCCATCGTTTGGACCCACGTTCAAAATTGATATTTGCCTTTTTCTTTATTGTATTAATCTTTTTTGCACATTCGTTTGCTACTTATTTTTGGTTGTTTCTATTAATATTAACTTTCATGAAGTTAGCCCATATTAAATTATGGTTTTTAGTAAAAGGATTAACGCCAATATGGATATTTCTCATATTTACCTTTCTAATGCATTTGTTTCTAACCAAGGGCGGCACAAGAATATTTGAGATGTCATTTATCTCTATCGATACACAGGGGATTTTAGAAGGTATTTATATTGTATTGAGACTCATGTTCATCATTATGATTTCAACGATATTAACGTTAACGACAAGTCCAATTGACTTAACAGATGCATTTGAAAGACTATTATCACCGCTTAAACTTGTTAAGATACCTGTGCATCTATTGAGCATGATGATGTCGATAGCGTTGCGATTTATACCAACACTGATGAACGAGTTAGATAAAATTATTTTAGCTCAAAAATCTCGTGGCTCAGAAATAAGCTCTGGAGGATTGATTAATCGAATTAAAGCATTTATACCATTATTAATACCATTGTTTATTTCAGCATTTCAAAGGGCAGAAGACTTAGCTATTGCAATGGAAGTAAGAGGTTACGATACTAAAAAACAGCGTACGAGTTATCGTAAGTTGCAATGGCGATGGACAGATGTATTAGTGCTCATATTACTAATACCAATAGCAGTGATATTGTTTGTTTTAAAATATATAGGAGTGTAA
- a CDS encoding alpha/beta hydrolase — translation MEDKKNSHNFYTVLLIILLVALLSVVILVIKYYGNNEYPVRSDSEEAIPTFYLHGYKGSADSGNFLVNSAIKSGASKEVIQAYVSSDGKVTFDGNLTSKSKYPIIKIKLEDNNNENVEKNAKWIRNAIIATNYQYNFEKFNFVAHSMSNKSFSYYMLNYGDDEQLPTLNKVVNLAGNFNGEVDVDGKKLNIELDKKGKPNKMMDDYKELRAMKHKFPDDVNVLNIYGDIEDGTDSDGRVTNVSSRSLKYLLGNNVKSYDEFKVHGPNAEHGKLANNKKVQDKINEYLWDKDL, via the coding sequence ATGGAAGATAAAAAGAACTCTCATAATTTCTACACAGTACTACTTATCATTTTGCTCGTTGCCTTATTAAGTGTAGTTATTTTAGTAATTAAATATTATGGAAATAACGAATATCCTGTCAGAAGTGATTCCGAGGAAGCAATACCTACATTTTATCTTCATGGATATAAAGGCTCAGCTGACTCAGGGAATTTTCTAGTAAATTCAGCTATTAAGTCAGGTGCATCAAAAGAGGTTATTCAAGCATATGTTTCATCTGATGGAAAGGTGACATTCGATGGAAATTTAACAAGTAAATCTAAATATCCAATTATTAAAATTAAGTTAGAAGATAATAATAATGAAAATGTAGAAAAAAATGCAAAATGGATAAGAAATGCCATCATTGCCACGAACTATCAATATAACTTTGAAAAATTTAATTTTGTCGCACATTCTATGAGTAATAAATCATTTAGTTACTATATGTTAAATTATGGAGACGATGAACAACTACCTACTTTAAATAAAGTAGTAAATTTGGCCGGGAACTTTAATGGTGAGGTAGATGTAGATGGCAAAAAATTAAATATTGAATTAGATAAAAAAGGCAAACCTAATAAAATGATGGATGATTATAAAGAATTACGAGCTATGAAACATAAATTTCCTGATGACGTCAATGTGCTAAATATATATGGAGACATTGAAGATGGTACAGACTCAGACGGTAGGGTGACTAATGTATCTTCAAGATCATTAAAATATTTATTAGGTAACAACGTAAAATCATATGATGAATTTAAAGTGCATGGGCCTAATGCAGAGCATGGAAAACTAGCAAATAATAAAAAAGTGCAAGATAAAATAAATGAATACTTATGGGATAAAGATCTGTAA
- a CDS encoding DNA-directed RNA polymerase subunit alpha: MIEIEKPRIETIEISDDAKFGKFVVEPLERGYGTTLGNSLRRILLSSLPGAAVKYIEIEGVLHEFSAIDNVVEDVSAIIMNIKKLALKIYSEEEKTLEIDVKDEGEVTASDITHDSDVEILNPEIKIATVSKGGHLKIRLVANKGRGYALAEQNNTSDLPIGVIPVDSLYSPVERVNYTVENTRVGQSSDFDKLTLDVWTNGSITPQESVSLAAKILTEHLNIFVGLTDEAQNAEIMIEKEEDQKEKVLEMSIEELDLSVRSYNCLKRAGINSVQELADKSEADMMKVRNLGRKSLEEVKYKLEDLGLGLRKED, from the coding sequence ATGATTGAAATCGAAAAACCTAGAATTGAAACAATTGAAATTAGTGATGATGCTAAATTCGGTAAGTTCGTTGTTGAACCACTAGAACGTGGCTACGGTACTACACTAGGAAACTCCTTACGTCGTATCCTACTATCTTCATTACCAGGTGCTGCCGTTAAATACATTGAAATCGAAGGCGTATTACATGAATTCTCAGCTATAGATAATGTTGTTGAAGATGTTTCTGCAATTATTATGAACATCAAAAAGCTAGCATTAAAAATCTATTCTGAAGAAGAAAAAACTTTGGAAATCGATGTTAAAGATGAAGGCGAAGTAACTGCAAGTGACATTACTCATGATAGTGATGTAGAGATACTGAATCCTGAGATTAAAATTGCAACAGTTTCTAAAGGTGGACATTTAAAAATCCGTCTAGTTGCTAATAAAGGTAGAGGCTACGCATTAGCAGAACAAAATAACACTAGTGATTTACCAATTGGTGTAATTCCAGTTGATTCATTATATTCACCTGTAGAACGTGTTAACTATACTGTAGAAAACACGCGCGTAGGTCAAAGTAGTGATTTTGATAAATTAACGTTAGATGTTTGGACTAATGGTTCTATAACGCCACAAGAGTCTGTTTCATTAGCTGCAAAAATCTTAACTGAACATTTGAATATCTTTGTTGGATTAACTGATGAAGCACAAAATGCTGAAATCATGATTGAAAAAGAAGAAGATCAAAAAGAAAAAGTTCTTGAAATGTCAATTGAAGAATTAGATTTATCTGTACGTTCTTACAACTGTTTAAAACGCGCAGGTATCAACTCTGTCCAAGAGTTAGCTGATAAATCAGAAGCTGACATGATGAAAGTCCGTAATTTAGGTCGTAAATCTTTAGAAGAAGTTAAATACAAACTTGAAGATTTAGGTTTAGGATTAAGAAAAGAAGATTAA
- the rpsK gene encoding 30S ribosomal protein S11, protein MARKQVSRKRRVKKNIENGVAHIRSTFNNTIVTITDEFGNALSWSSAGALGFKGSKKSTPFAAQMASETAAKSAMEHGLKSVEVTVKGPGPGRESAIRALQSAGLDVTAIRDVTPVPHNGCRPPKRRRV, encoded by the coding sequence ATGGCACGTAAACAAGTATCTCGTAAACGTAGAGTGAAAAAGAATATTGAAAATGGTGTGGCTCACATCCGTTCAACATTCAATAATACAATCGTAACAATTACTGATGAATTTGGTAATGCGTTATCATGGTCATCAGCAGGTGCACTTGGATTCAAAGGATCAAAAAAATCAACTCCATTCGCAGCTCAAATGGCATCAGAAACTGCTGCTAAATCAGCTATGGAACATGGTTTGAAATCTGTTGAAGTCACTGTAAAAGGCCCAGGTCCTGGTCGTGAATCAGCTATCCGTGCATTACAATCAGCTGGATTAGATGTAACTGCAATCCGTGACGTTACTCCAGTTCCACATAATGGTTGTCGTCCACCAAAACGTCGTCGCGTATAA
- the rplQ gene encoding 50S ribosomal protein L17 translates to MGYRKLGRTSDQRKAMLRDLATSLIVSERVETTEARAKELRSVVEKLITLGKKGDLASRRQAAKTLRNVEILNDDESIQTALQKLFGEVAERYTERQGGYTRILKVGPRRGDGAESVIIELV, encoded by the coding sequence ATGGGTTACAGAAAATTAGGTCGTACTTCTGATCAACGTAAAGCTATGTTACGCGATTTAGCTACATCACTTATCGTTAGTGAACGTGTTGAAACTACAGAAGCACGTGCAAAAGAACTACGTAGTGTTGTTGAAAAATTAATCACTTTAGGTAAAAAAGGAGATTTAGCTTCTCGTCGTCAAGCTGCTAAAACTTTACGCAATGTAGAAATCTTAAATGATGATGAATCAATTCAAACTGCACTACAAAAATTATTCGGTGAAGTTGCTGAACGTTATACAGAACGTCAAGGCGGTTACACTCGTATTCTTAAAGTAGGCCCTCGTCGCGGTGACGGAGCTGAATCAGTAATTATCGAATTAGTTTAA
- the rpsI gene encoding 30S ribosomal protein S9 yields MAQVEYKGTGRRKNSVARVRLVPGEGNITVNGSDVRSYLPFESLILDINQPFDVTETKGNYDVLVNVHGGGFTGQAQAIRHGIARALLEADPEYRGSLKRAGLLTRDPRMKERKKPGLKKARRSPQFSKR; encoded by the coding sequence TTGGCACAAGTTGAATATAAAGGCACAGGCCGTCGTAAAAACTCAGTAGCACGTGTACGTTTAGTACCAGGTGAAGGTAATATTACTGTTAACGGCAGCGATGTACGTAGCTACTTACCATTTGAATCATTAATTTTAGATATAAACCAACCGTTTGATGTTACAGAAACTAAAGGTAACTATGATGTTTTAGTTAACGTTCACGGCGGTGGATTTACTGGACAAGCTCAAGCAATCCGTCACGGTATTGCTCGTGCATTATTAGAAGCAGATCCTGAATACAGAGGTTCTTTAAAACGCGCTGGATTACTTACTCGTGATCCTCGTATGAAAGAACGTAAAAAACCAGGTCTTAAAAAAGCTCGTCGTTCACCACAGTTCTCAAAACGTTAA
- a CDS encoding energy-coupling factor transporter ATPase produces the protein MDTQDNIITFNHVSFKYNSDERFALNDVSFEIPKGQWTSIVGHNGSGKSTIAKLMIGIESPFDGDIYLLNRLVQEDNLSYLRQHIGIVFQNPENQFVGSTVEYDVAFGLENNGVTYESMQSIVPEALADVEMLDRAKYEPQSLSGGQKQRVAIAGVLALDTDIIILDEATSMLDPAGRNELLSLIHRLKDDKDVTIISITHDLSEAVEADHVVVLNEGTVHQSGLPEEIFSDGNELTKIGLDLPFSMRMHQQLLGVTDYVTYEGLVRKL, from the coding sequence GTGGACACGCAAGATAATATTATTACATTTAATCATGTTTCATTTAAATATAATAGTGATGAACGATTTGCGTTAAATGACGTATCTTTTGAAATTCCAAAAGGACAATGGACATCAATTGTAGGACATAATGGTTCAGGTAAATCTACTATTGCTAAACTAATGATAGGCATAGAATCACCATTTGATGGTGATATTTATTTGCTTAATAGATTAGTTCAAGAAGATAATTTGAGTTATTTAAGACAGCACATTGGCATTGTGTTCCAAAATCCTGAAAATCAATTTGTAGGGTCTACAGTGGAGTATGATGTTGCATTTGGTTTAGAAAATAATGGCGTAACATATGAAAGCATGCAGAGTATTGTGCCTGAAGCATTAGCTGACGTAGAAATGTTAGATAGAGCTAAATACGAACCCCAGTCTCTCTCAGGAGGCCAAAAGCAACGTGTTGCAATTGCAGGAGTCCTTGCTTTGGATACAGATATCATTATATTAGACGAAGCTACTTCTATGTTAGACCCTGCTGGTAGAAATGAGTTACTTTCATTGATTCATCGTTTAAAAGACGATAAAGATGTTACGATTATTTCTATTACACATGATTTGTCAGAAGCAGTAGAGGCCGACCATGTAGTGGTGTTAAATGAAGGTACTGTACATCAATCGGGCTTACCAGAAGAAATTTTTAGTGATGGTAATGAACTCACAAAGATTGGTTTAGATCTTCCATTTTCAATGCGAATGCATCAGCAGTTATTAGGCGTTACTGATTACGTAACTTATGAAGGGTTGGTAAGAAAATTATGA
- the rplM gene encoding 50S ribosomal protein L13, which yields MRQTFMANESNIERKWYVIDAEDKTLGRLSSEVATILRGKNKATYTPHVDTGDYVIIINASKIHFTGNKEQDKMYYRHSNHPGGIKSISAGELKAKNPERLLENSIKGMLPSTRLGEKQGKKLFVYGGAEHPHAAQQPENYELRG from the coding sequence ATGCGTCAAACATTTATGGCTAATGAATCAAACATTGAGCGCAAATGGTATGTTATTGATGCTGAAGATAAAACACTTGGTCGTTTATCATCAGAGGTAGCAACTATTTTACGCGGTAAAAATAAAGCAACTTATACACCACACGTTGATACAGGTGATTATGTGATTATCATCAACGCTTCAAAAATACATTTTACAGGTAACAAAGAACAAGATAAAATGTATTATCGTCACTCAAACCACCCAGGCGGAATTAAATCAATTTCTGCTGGTGAGTTAAAAGCTAAGAACCCAGAACGTTTACTTGAAAATTCAATTAAAGGTATGCTTCCAAGCACGCGTTTAGGCGAAAAACAAGGTAAAAAATTATTTGTATATGGTGGCGCTGAACATCCACACGCTGCACAACAACCAGAAAACTACGAGTTACGTGGTTAA
- the infA gene encoding translation initiation factor IF-1, with product MAKQDVIELEGTVLDTLPNAMFKVELENGHEILAHVSGKIRMNYIRILPGDKVTVEMSPYDLTRGRITYRYK from the coding sequence ATGGCTAAACAAGATGTTATTGAATTAGAAGGTACTGTGTTAGATACTTTACCAAATGCAATGTTTAAAGTAGAATTAGAAAATGGTCATGAGATTTTAGCTCACGTAAGTGGTAAAATCAGAATGAATTATATTCGTATTCTGCCTGGCGACAAAGTAACTGTAGAAATGTCTCCGTACGATTTAACGCGCGGAAGAATTACGTATCGTTATAAATAA
- the truA gene encoding tRNA pseudouridine(38-40) synthase TruA, producing MRVLVNISYQGSQFLGFQIQQNGRTVQQQFEKILKRMHKRHVRIHPSSRTDKGVHALEQYFHFDTELNIAPPQWKYVMNRALPDDVYVNDVMIVDDDFHCRYDCVGKSYRYKIYQSEHKDPFQCGLKTYITDSLDTEKMNRAAQLFVGTHDFTGFCSQKTEVESKVRTIYESRIKITENGLDYIVTGSGFLYNMVRVLMAFLLEVGKGKRNPEEVPELLMMKDRNQVPYTAPSEGLYLERIYLTSSALINDFGSDINIHQKKSTQND from the coding sequence ATGCGTGTTTTAGTAAATATTTCATACCAAGGAAGTCAGTTTCTTGGTTTTCAAATACAACAAAATGGTAGAACAGTACAACAACAGTTTGAAAAAATACTTAAAAGAATGCACAAACGTCATGTGCGAATTCACCCAAGTAGTAGAACCGATAAAGGCGTACACGCGTTAGAACAATATTTTCATTTTGATACAGAATTGAACATTGCTCCGCCACAATGGAAGTACGTAATGAATCGTGCTTTGCCTGATGATGTTTATGTGAATGATGTAATGATTGTCGATGATGACTTTCATTGTAGATATGATTGTGTCGGAAAGTCTTACCGTTATAAAATTTATCAATCAGAGCACAAGGATCCTTTCCAATGCGGTTTGAAAACATATATTACTGATTCATTAGATACTGAAAAAATGAATAGGGCAGCCCAATTATTCGTAGGAACGCATGATTTTACTGGTTTTTGTTCACAAAAAACAGAAGTAGAGAGTAAAGTGCGCACGATATATGAAAGTCGTATTAAAATTACAGAAAATGGTCTGGATTATATTGTCACAGGCTCAGGATTCCTATATAATATGGTACGTGTGCTTATGGCGTTTCTATTAGAAGTTGGCAAAGGAAAGCGTAATCCTGAAGAGGTACCTGAGTTATTAATGATGAAAGATCGTAATCAGGTTCCGTATACTGCACCATCTGAAGGATTATATTTAGAGCGGATTTATTTGACATCTTCAGCGTTAATCAATGACTTTGGTAGTGATATAAATATACATCAAAAAAAATCAACACAAAATGATTAA
- a CDS encoding energy-coupling factor transporter ATPase, producing the protein MTVHFNQVSYVYQNGTPFEYLALEDIVTSFEQGKYYAVIGQTGSGKSTLIQHFNGLLKPTSGALEVDDITITHKTKDKFLKQVRKRLGVVFQFPESQLFEDSVEREILFGPQNFNMPLNEVKERAFRLLLEFGFNRDILQQSPFQMSGGQMRKIAITSILAMDPDIVILDEPTAGLDPKSRKQIMELIKRLQVEQQKTIILVTHEMNDVAKYVDEVKIMSNGKLIDSCTPRKLFSDTNYVNQMHLDVPNIVKLQRDIEDKHQYYFNKIALTEAEFIEMYKEWQQHER; encoded by the coding sequence ATGACGGTTCATTTTAACCAAGTTAGTTATGTATATCAAAATGGCACACCCTTTGAGTATCTTGCGTTGGAAGACATTGTCACGTCATTTGAACAAGGAAAATACTATGCTGTAATAGGACAAACTGGTTCTGGCAAATCAACATTGATTCAACATTTCAATGGCCTTTTAAAGCCAACTAGTGGTGCGTTAGAAGTAGATGATATAACAATCACCCATAAGACTAAAGATAAGTTTTTAAAGCAAGTACGTAAACGCCTAGGTGTTGTATTTCAATTTCCGGAGTCACAGCTATTCGAAGATTCTGTTGAAAGAGAGATTCTTTTTGGTCCTCAAAACTTTAACATGCCACTTAACGAAGTAAAAGAACGTGCGTTTCGTTTACTATTAGAATTTGGTTTTAACAGGGATATATTGCAGCAGTCTCCTTTTCAAATGTCAGGTGGGCAAATGAGAAAAATCGCAATTACATCAATACTGGCAATGGATCCAGACATTGTTATTTTAGATGAACCTACTGCAGGCCTTGATCCAAAGAGTAGAAAACAAATCATGGAATTAATAAAAAGACTTCAAGTAGAACAACAAAAAACAATCATCCTTGTAACGCATGAAATGAATGACGTAGCAAAATATGTAGATGAAGTTAAAATTATGAGCAATGGCAAACTTATTGATTCATGTACACCACGTAAATTATTTAGTGATACGAACTATGTGAATCAAATGCACTTAGATGTACCAAATATTGTGAAACTGCAAAGGGATATTGAAGATAAACATCAATATTATTTTAATAAAATCGCATTAACTGAAGCAGAATTTATTGAAATGTATAAGGAGTGGCAACAACATGAGAGATAA
- the rpsM gene encoding 30S ribosomal protein S13: MARIAGVDIPREKRIVISLTYVYGIGTTTANKIAEEANVSPDTRVNELTDDELGRIREVVDSYKVEGDLRREQNLNIKRLMEISSYRGIRHRRGLPVRGQKTKNNARTRKGPVKTVANKKK; this comes from the coding sequence ATGGCACGTATTGCAGGAGTAGATATTCCACGTGAAAAACGTATTGTTATTTCATTAACTTATGTATATGGTATCGGTACTACTACAGCTAATAAAATTGCTGAAGAAGCTAACGTTTCACCAGACACACGCGTTAACGAATTAACTGATGATGAATTAGGTCGTATCCGTGAAGTAGTAGATAGCTATAAAGTAGAAGGTGACTTACGTCGTGAGCAAAACTTAAACATTAAACGTTTAATGGAAATCTCATCATACCGTGGTATCCGTCACCGTCGTGGCTTACCAGTACGCGGACAAAAGACTAAGAACAATGCTCGTACTCGTAAAGGCCCAGTTAAAACTGTAGCTAACAAGAAAAAATAA
- a CDS encoding LLM class flavin-dependent oxidoreductase, with protein MKLSILDYVPIFEGRNATQALNHTVELAQLAESLGFYRYWVAEHHQVHSVASSAPEMVMMSLLEQTSSIHIGSGGIMLPHYSAYKIAEQFKLMEARHPGRVDLGTGHSPSFKNVNHALNEAKTKDISYKTQINDLMHYFNDDNTYNHRFKGLQATPLIDTKPSMFILGMSKQSAAIAAEKGLPFVVALMGQANHITENVINHYRDLFKQFHPESESYVIISTFVITAQQQSQIAQLEHAFHLWLVRIGYLDQPEFYPSIEFAMHRQLSTREQDKKISNQNRVISGLPNDVIKALNDVALRFNADEIMIQPHVFGETHRKTLLELIAKENMT; from the coding sequence GTGAAACTAAGTATTTTAGATTATGTTCCAATTTTTGAAGGCCGCAACGCGACACAGGCTTTAAATCATACCGTTGAATTAGCTCAATTAGCTGAGTCATTAGGCTTTTATCGCTATTGGGTGGCAGAGCATCATCAAGTGCATTCTGTAGCCTCTAGTGCGCCTGAAATGGTTATGATGTCACTCTTAGAACAAACATCCTCCATTCATATTGGAAGTGGCGGTATTATGCTGCCTCATTATAGTGCATATAAAATTGCAGAACAATTTAAATTAATGGAAGCACGTCACCCTGGACGCGTCGATTTAGGCACAGGACACTCGCCTAGCTTCAAAAATGTGAATCATGCTTTAAATGAAGCTAAAACAAAAGATATAAGTTATAAAACACAAATTAATGATTTAATGCATTATTTTAATGATGACAATACTTATAATCACCGTTTTAAAGGGTTACAAGCAACGCCATTAATCGATACGAAGCCGAGTATGTTTATATTAGGCATGAGTAAACAAAGTGCTGCAATCGCTGCAGAAAAAGGATTACCTTTCGTAGTTGCACTTATGGGTCAAGCTAACCACATTACTGAAAATGTAATTAATCATTATCGTGACTTATTTAAACAATTTCATCCTGAAAGTGAATCTTATGTTATTATTTCTACGTTTGTAATTACTGCACAACAGCAATCACAAATAGCTCAATTAGAACATGCATTTCATTTATGGTTAGTGCGCATTGGTTATTTGGATCAGCCTGAGTTTTATCCTTCAATTGAATTTGCAATGCATCGACAACTCTCAACACGTGAACAAGATAAAAAGATTTCTAACCAAAATAGAGTGATTTCAGGTTTACCTAATGATGTTATAAAAGCACTGAATGATGTTGCTTTAAGATTTAATGCTGACGAAATTATGATTCAACCACACGTTTTTGGTGAAACACACCGAAAAACACTGCTAGAGTTAATTGCCAAGGAAAATATGACATAA